One Phycisphaera mikurensis NBRC 102666 DNA window includes the following coding sequences:
- a CDS encoding pyridoxamine 5'-phosphate oxidase family protein — translation MSNESTENPHAGSVPTEKKIDELYGLIAEMEIALMTTRRPDGRLVTRPMDTQERGPDGDLWFVTDASAEKVAELEHDDHVCLGYYNGKTREWVSVSGTARLTRDRERIRELYQPDWKAWFQDEGGDRDGGPDDPRLALIVVEADSVHYMKAEHSRPVQLFEVARGVVTGSRPDVGREETLSAQDLAGR, via the coding sequence ATGAGCAACGAATCCACCGAGAACCCGCACGCGGGCAGCGTGCCGACCGAGAAGAAGATCGACGAGCTCTACGGGCTCATCGCCGAGATGGAAATCGCGTTGATGACGACCCGCCGGCCCGACGGCCGGCTGGTCACCCGCCCCATGGACACGCAGGAGCGTGGCCCCGACGGCGACCTCTGGTTCGTCACGGATGCCTCCGCCGAGAAGGTCGCCGAGCTGGAGCACGACGATCACGTGTGCCTGGGCTACTACAACGGCAAGACCCGCGAGTGGGTCTCGGTGAGCGGCACCGCCCGCCTCACGCGAGACCGCGAGCGCATCCGCGAGCTGTACCAACCCGACTGGAAGGCCTGGTTCCAGGACGAGGGCGGCGACCGCGACGGAGGACCCGACGACCCGCGGCTGGCGCTGATCGTGGTCGAAGCCGATTCGGTCCACTACATGAAGGCGGAGCACTCGCGTCCGGTGCAGCTCTTCGAAGTCGCCCGGGGCGTCGTCACCGGAAGCCGTCCCGACGTCGGCCGCGAGGAAACGCTGTCCGCGCAAGACCTGGCGGGCCGCTGA
- a CDS encoding translation initiation factor → MGLFDGTPLERPVTCQACGLAIGGCACPRDASGAVLRHADQEPRVRRERRRGKWVTVVTRLDPDASDLAGLLKAAKASVSAGGGLRGDGFEVQGDHREALVSLLRERGFSGVKPAGG, encoded by the coding sequence ATGGGACTCTTCGACGGAACCCCGCTGGAGCGGCCGGTCACCTGCCAGGCGTGCGGGCTGGCGATCGGCGGCTGCGCGTGCCCGAGGGACGCGAGCGGGGCGGTCCTGCGGCACGCGGACCAAGAGCCGCGGGTGCGGCGGGAGAGGCGCCGGGGCAAGTGGGTGACGGTGGTGACGCGGCTGGATCCCGACGCCAGCGACCTGGCGGGCCTGCTGAAGGCGGCGAAAGCGAGCGTCTCCGCCGGCGGCGGGCTCCGCGGCGACGGCTTCGAGGTGCAGGGGGACCACCGCGAAGCGCTCGTCTCGCTGCTGCGGGAGCGTGGCTTCTCGGGTGTCAAGCCGGCGGGCGGTTGA